One genomic region from Rosa rugosa chromosome 1, drRosRugo1.1, whole genome shotgun sequence encodes:
- the LOC133730618 gene encoding uncharacterized protein LOC133730618 has product MSEAVLHAHAEFITYGETPPPPTATKSSQPSYNQQETANKTPAVPPTDKKREWQQNNYQNKRQKDQHYHKNNCSSHGDTRGKQAESSQRYVVFTVFTASYEEIYDQSKDQIPPPPPRKYPRVGKPRNTSKLCKYHEDSGHNTNHCNALKTAIETLYRDGKLEQFKVRQPPPVVANIEPMRRINTIDSGAPITNMSLKARKRYARTNHPKDVCNICYERSAKLPRSGWEPITFSEEEERRVHLPHDDPFLIDAMLDKWSVGRVLVDSGSDVNVIFNGCYNHLQRNRKLLQDHEPLLSFSGAVTQPLGSERR; this is encoded by the coding sequence atgagcgaGGCCGTCCTCCACGCGCatgcagaattcatcacatatggagaaaccccaccaccaccaacgGCAACAAAGTCCAGTCAACCCTCCTACAACCAGCAGGAGACCGCTAACAAAACCCCTGCCGTACCGCCAACTGACAAAAAGCGAGAATGGCAACAAAACAACTACCAAAATAAGCGTCAAAAGGACCAACATTACCACAAGAACAATTGCTCATCTCACGGGGATACTCGTGGCAAGCAGGCAGAGTCCTCCCAGCGGTACGTAGTGTTCACGGTcttcacagcctcgtatgaggaaatatatgATCAAAGCAAGGACCAAATCCCACCGCCACCTCCAAGAAAATACCCAAGGGTGGGCAAACCAAGGAACACCAGCAAGttgtgcaaataccacgaggacagcggtcacaacacaAACCACTGCAACGCTCTCAAAACAGCAATCGAGACTTTGTATCGTGATGGCAAGCTGGAACAATTCAAGGTACGGCAGCCGCCACCAGTGGTCGCCAATATCGAGCCCATGCGTcgtatcaacaccatcgacaGCGGTGCTCCTATCACGAACATGTCTCTTAAGGCAAGAAAACGTTATGCACGCACCAACCACCCCAAAGATGTTTGCAACATCTGCTATGAAAGGTCTGCTAAGCTACCAAGATCTGGGTGGGAACCCATAACCTTCTCTGAGGAAGAAGAGCGCAGAGTACATCTCccccacgacgatccattccTCATCGACGCcatgctcgataaatggtcTGTGGGGAGAGTCCTCGTTGACAGCGGATCCGATGtgaatgttatcttcaatggttgctacAACCATCTCCAGCGGAACAGAAAGCTACTCCAAGATCATGAAccgctgctcagcttctccggtgccGTTACGCAACCACTAGGTTCTGAACGGCGCTGA